ACTGGAGTAGGTAAGACAGAATTGGCAAGAGCTGTTGCTGAATCGTTGTTCGGTGATGAAGATGCGATTATTCGTATTGATATGTCTGAATTTATGGAAAAGCATACGACAAGCCGCTTAGTCGGTTCACCTCCTGGCTATGTAGGACACGAAGAAGGTGGACAGTTGACGGAAAAGGTCCGTCGTAAACCTTACTCAGTGATATTACTGGATGAAGTTGAAAAGGCACATCCGGAAGTATTTAATATATTACTTCAAGTGCTAGAAGACGGTTTCTTAACCGATTCTAAAGGACGCCGGGTTGATTTCCGTAACACAGCTATAATTATGACATCCAATGTAGGAGCAAGTGTACTGAGACAAGAAAAAAGTCTTGGATTTACTGCACATCGCTTTGGAGAAGATTATAAAGACATGAAAGGAAAGGTTATGGGCGAGCTGAAAAAAAGTTTCCGTCCAGAGTTCCTAAATCGTATAGACGAAATTATTGTGTTCCACTCTCTTGAGAAAGAGCACATCAAAGAAATTGTGACCCTTATGGCCAATGAACTGCAAAAACGCTTAGCAGACCAGGATATTAACTTTGAATTAACAGAAAAAGCAAAAGCGAAAATTGCCGATGAAGGATTTGATCCGGAATACGGTGCTCGCCCATTGCGCCGTGCTTTACAAAAGCAAGTTGAAGATCGATTGTCCGAGGAACTTCTTAGAGGTAAGTTAGCCAAAGGTCAATCGGTAGCCATTGACGTTAAAGATGGTGAGTATGTTGTCGTCTCAAAAAAGCCGAGGAAATCTAAAGCTAAATCATAATTTATGAAAAGGAAAAGTGAGATTCTGCCACCCGATTAAAGACTTCTGACATATAGATTTTACGTTAGTGTTATAAAGACGGAAAGGGGGAAGTTCTTAAATTAAGAAACTTCTCCTTTTTCCTTCATAATTATTATAAATCGTACATAATGATAAAACCCTGATTAAACTAACGGCCCTATAAACCATTTTTACGTGCTAAAATGATACCCACATAGTTTATTTTTTAAAGGAGTCGGTCAACGAATGGCGAAGAGAAAAACTAAATTCGTGTGTCAAGATTGTGGTTACGAATCCACCCGATGGATGGGGAAATGTCCTGGCTGCCAAAACTGGAATACACTCGTTGAAGAAATTGAATCAGATTCATCGGCCCCAAAACGTGGATTCTCAACAGGAGAAAAACGAACGGTAAAACCTGAACCTATTACAGCTATTGAACGTACCGAAGAACCTCGTATAAGCACTTATATTAATGAATTAAACCGTGTACTAGGTGGCGGAATTGTTCCTGGATCACTTGTTTTAGTTGGAGGCGATCCGGGTATTGGAAAATCGACGCTTTTATTGCAAGTTTCCTCTACTCTTTCCGAACGTAAACAACGCGTCCTCTACATTTCTGGTGAAGAATCAACAAAGCAGACGAAACTACGTGCTGACCGACTTGGCATCGGAAATGATCAATTATTTGTTTTAGCAGAAACAGATGTAGACAACATTGAAAAAGTGATCGAAGAAATGAAGCCATCATTAGTTATAATTGATTCTATCCAAACCGTATACTTAGAAAGTATCACAAGTGCTCCTGGGAGTGTTTCTCAAGTAAGAGAATGTACGTCAGCATTTATGCGTATTGCAAAAACAAAGGGCATTGCCATTTTTCTTGTAGGACATGTCACGAAACAAGGCTCAATTGCAGGTCCTCGTATTCTCGAACATATGGTTGACTCTGTTTTATATTTCGAAGGCGAACGTCATCATACGTACCGTATACTTCGCGCAGTGAAAAATCGTTTCGGGTCCACAAATGAAATTGGTATTTTTGAAATGAAAGAAGAAGGACTTGAAGAAGTCTTAAACCCGTCGGAGATATTTCTGGAAGAACGGTCAACAGGGGCAGCTGGCTCAGCAGTGGTGGCTTCTATGGAAGGGACGCGACCGGTCTTAGTAGAAATACAATCACTTATTTCACCTACAAGCTTCGGTAATCCTCGTCGCATGGCAACAGGTATTGACCATAATCGAATTTCTCTTATCATGGCTGTACTTGAGAAAAGAGTAGGAATGATGCTTCAGAATCACGATGCTTATGTCAAAGTAGCAGGAGGGGTCAGGCTTGATGAGCCCTCCATTGACTTGGCTATAGCGGTCTCCATTGCTTCGAGCTTCCGTGATGCATCAACCGCTCCAGCAGATGCGATTGTAGGGGAAGTAGGACTAACCGGTGAAGTGAGAAGAGTGACACGGATTGAACAACGGGTTACTGAAGCGGCAAAACTTGGATTTAAACGTGTGATCATTCCTAAAAAAAATGAAGGGGGTTGGACGGTCCCTTCAAATATAGAAGTAACGGGTGTAAGTAGTGTGAATGAAGCGATTGACGTGACTTTAGGAGGGGTATCCAGTGGATCACCAAAGTTTGAACTATAAAGCCGGCTTTATCGCCAATGTACTAAAGCTGGTAGCGCCAGGAACAGCTTTACGAGAGGGTATCGATAATGTACTACGAGCAAAAACGGGTGGGTTAATTGTCTTAGGCTACACCAATGAGATGGTACCGATTGTGGATGGTGGATTTTTTATAAACAGTGATTTCTCTCCTGCTTACCTCTATGAGCTGGCAAAAATGGATGGTGCGATTATCCTAAGTGAAGATGGAAGCAGAATCCTCTATGCAAATACCCAACTTGTGCCGGATAATACAATAGAGTCCACAGAGACGGGGATTAGACATAGGACGGCTCAACGCGTGGCAACACAAACTGGTAATCTTGTGATATCTATTTCGCAAAGACGAAACGTCATTACCCTTTATCAAGGTGAGCATCGGTATGCTTTAAAAGATATAGGTGTCATCCTTACAAAAGCTAATCAAGCCATTCAGACACTTGAAAAGTACAAGTCGGTTCTCGACCAGAGTATTACAAATTTAGGAGCTTTAGAACTTGAGGAATTAGTCACATTTCAGGAAGTCTCTCAAGTGATGCACCGGATTGAGATGGTATTGCGTATTAAAGGCGAAATTCTAAACTACGTGAACGAGCTTGGTAATGAAGGACGTCTCATTTCGATGCAACTAGAAGAACTCGTTTTAAATACTGAAACGGAAGCATTGCTACTAATTAGAGATTATATGAAAGATGATAAATTGGACCCTGAAGAAGTTTTATTAAAATTAAAACGGTTATCCACTGACGAGTTGCTCGATGATCAAGTGATAGTAAAGCTACTCGGATACAGTCGGGTGGCGAATTTAGCTGAGCAGACGGTTCATCCACGTGGCTATCGTATCCTTAACAAAATCCCTAGAATCCCTCCGATGGTCATAGACAACTTGATTGCCAGTTTTAATGAATTACCTTTTATTTTACGAGCAACCATTGATGAGTTGGATGATGTCGATGGTATTGGAGAAGCGAGAGCTAAAAAAATAAAAGATGGACTCGTTCGGATCCAAGAACAACTATTTATAGACCGACATATTTAAAAGAAAACTGTCATAAAAAATCAACTCTTGACGAATACTATCAATGAGAGATATAATTGATTATTTGCTATAATTGACAATTTTAAAGCCCAGTGGTATGGTATGACTATGATTTAATATGTAACTTTTTGTGATTTTAATCATTTTATGTTTGTATTTAGAAGGGTTGTCTATAATAGTAAAAGGAGGTGACGTACATGCTTCGCAAAATGATTCAATTGCTAATTTTATTTACTGGCGGTACGATCGGCTATATTTTTATACCGGATTTGATTCGTCTTATTAATAATAATGCAGCTCCGGAGTGGCTGATCAATGGGTACACCGGTGCGATCATTGGTGCACTTATTCTATATTTATCTCTCGTGTGGTTTGTAGATAATATCGTTAGCTTTATTGGATTTATCGAAGAGACTCTTGTTAAATTTCCAGTAACAGATTTACTTTTTGGAACACTTGGTTTAGTGCTTGGTCTTATGCTAGCATTCCTGATCACGGTCGCACTGGACAGTGTGGAGATTCCGATCTTAAGCTCAGTGTTACCCCTTGTCTTAACAGTATTTTTTGGTTATTTAGGATTTCAAG
The genomic region above belongs to Bacillus sp. A301a_S52 and contains:
- the radA gene encoding DNA repair protein RadA encodes the protein MAKRKTKFVCQDCGYESTRWMGKCPGCQNWNTLVEEIESDSSAPKRGFSTGEKRTVKPEPITAIERTEEPRISTYINELNRVLGGGIVPGSLVLVGGDPGIGKSTLLLQVSSTLSERKQRVLYISGEESTKQTKLRADRLGIGNDQLFVLAETDVDNIEKVIEEMKPSLVIIDSIQTVYLESITSAPGSVSQVRECTSAFMRIAKTKGIAIFLVGHVTKQGSIAGPRILEHMVDSVLYFEGERHHTYRILRAVKNRFGSTNEIGIFEMKEEGLEEVLNPSEIFLEERSTGAAGSAVVASMEGTRPVLVEIQSLISPTSFGNPRRMATGIDHNRISLIMAVLEKRVGMMLQNHDAYVKVAGGVRLDEPSIDLAIAVSIASSFRDASTAPADAIVGEVGLTGEVRRVTRIEQRVTEAAKLGFKRVIIPKKNEGGWTVPSNIEVTGVSSVNEAIDVTLGGVSSGSPKFEL
- the disA gene encoding DNA integrity scanning protein DisA; translated protein: MDHQSLNYKAGFIANVLKLVAPGTALREGIDNVLRAKTGGLIVLGYTNEMVPIVDGGFFINSDFSPAYLYELAKMDGAIILSEDGSRILYANTQLVPDNTIESTETGIRHRTAQRVATQTGNLVISISQRRNVITLYQGEHRYALKDIGVILTKANQAIQTLEKYKSVLDQSITNLGALELEELVTFQEVSQVMHRIEMVLRIKGEILNYVNELGNEGRLISMQLEELVLNTETEALLLIRDYMKDDKLDPEEVLLKLKRLSTDELLDDQVIVKLLGYSRVANLAEQTVHPRGYRILNKIPRIPPMVIDNLIASFNELPFILRATIDELDDVDGIGEARAKKIKDGLVRIQEQLFIDRHI